A part of Emys orbicularis isolate rEmyOrb1 chromosome 13, rEmyOrb1.hap1, whole genome shotgun sequence genomic DNA contains:
- the LOC135887791 gene encoding zinc finger protein RFP-like — protein MAAPDPVECLQKEVSCSICLDYFTDPVSIDCGHNFCRDCIRQCSKKSEAKLSCPQCRGTALKRKFRPSRELANVAEIAKRLSCQAAQGAGRERVCETHQEGLKLFCEEDQSPICLICRESRAHRFHTVAPIEEAIQDYKEQIQMQLQTLKEERRKLLGFKVTGERRSQEYLEQTKTQRCKIVSEFEQLRHLLEEQERLLLARLAELEKEIVNWQNGSVAKLSEEISHLSELISELEKKYQQPVSEFLQDIRSTLNRCKVGDFQQPLEIFPDVEKRLSNFSQKNIVLKETLRKFKDSLPSELEVEWANVTLDPDTANPHLVLTEDRKSVRWEDTPQDLPDNPERFDTYCCVLGREGFTSGRNDWEVLLGQQGFWTVGIAQESVWRKGWISLDPAQGIWAVGLCGGQYRAYPDTLLPLSRRPGRIRVSLDYERGQVAFFDVDNEAPIFTFHPASFNGERILPFFWVWESQLTLCP, from the exons atgGCAGCCCCGGATCCTGTGGAGTGTTTGCAAAAAGAAGTTTCTTGTTCCATCTGTCTGGATTATTTTACTGACCCGGTGTCTATCGATTGTGGACACAACTTCTGCCGCGACTGCATCAGGCAGTGCTCGAAGAAATCGGAGGCCAAACtctcctgccctcagtgcagaggCACGGCCCTGAAGAGAAAATTCAGGCCCAGCCGGGAGTTAGCAAATGTGGCTGAAATAGCCAAACGGCTGAGTTGCCAGGCTGCCCAAGGGGCAGGAAGGGAGAGGGTGTGTGAGACCCACCAGGAGGGTCTGAAACTGTTCTGTGAGGAGGATCAAAGCCCCATCTGTCTGATCTGCAGAGAGTCCCGCGCTCACAGATTTCACACTGTGGCTCCCATAGAGGAAGCTATCCAGGATTACAAG GAACAAATCCAGATGCAATTGCAGACTCTGAAAGAAGAGAGAAGAAAGCTCCTGGGGTTTAAAGTGACTGGAGAGAGGAGAAGCCAGGAATATCTG GAACAGACGAAAACCCAGAGGTGCAAGATCGTGTCTGAATTTGAGCAGCTGCGCCATCTACTGGAGGAACAAGAGCGGCTCCTGCTGGCCcggctggcagagctggagaAGGAGATTGTGAACTGGCAGAATGGGAGTGTCGCCAAACTCTCGGAGGAGATTTCCCATCTCAGTGAGCTGATCAGTGAGTTAGAGAAGAAGTATCAGCAGCCAGTGAGtgaattcctgcag GACATCAGAAGCACCTTGAACAG GTGCAAGGTGGGGGACTTCCAGCAGCCACTGGAGATTTTTCCAGACGTGGAAAAGAGACTCAGCAATTTCTCTCAAAAAAATATTGTTCTGAAGGAGACACTGAGGAAATTCAAAG ATTCTCTGCCGTCTGAATTGGAGGTGGAATGGG cgaatgtgactctggatccgGACACGGCGAATCCCCACCTCGTCCTGACCGAGGACCGGAAAAGCGTACGGTGGGAGGACACGCCTCAGGATCTGCCCGACAATCCTGAGAGATTTGATACGTACTGCTGCGTGCTGGGCCGGGAGGGATTCACCTCGGGGAGGAACGACTGGGAagtgctcctggggcagcagggattCTGGACTGTCGGGATCGCCCAAGAATCTGTGTGGAGAAAGGGATGGATCAGTCTGGACCCCGCCcaggggatctgggctgtggggctctgTGGGGGACAGTACCGGGCTTACCCCGACACCCTGCTTCCTCTGAGTAGGAGGCCTGGGAGGATCCGAGTTTCTCTGGACTATGAAAGGGGGCAGGTGGCTTTTTTTGATGTTGATAACGAGGCCCCGATCTTCACTTTCCATCCTGCCTCTTTCAATGGGGAGAGAATCCTCCCTTTCTTCTGGGTCTGGGAATCCCAGCTCACGCTGTGTCCCTGA
- the MSANTD7 gene encoding zinc finger and SCAN domain containing 29, which yields MRGPRSKRSPAWSRREVLDLLGLWGEEAVQAKLQSSRRNAAVYEKISRDMVEKGYQRDLLQCRVKAKELRLAYQKAREANGRSGAAQTCPFYKELRAILCDDTTPKSRLESSEESESQGTAGSGESELLDEEEEETNWRQASGGSIVPGSQELFVTPEQSSQLQHCSMADRDAGEGTSARSAAWGSSSTLSAGLFQIRQRPKRTRTDTLHETLNASGRADTEPRTAVSEKMDVMSRAQAKETERAMQQEVLGILKEQTDILRRLLDLQERYFKSLLPLQPLQNSTLTSPYFPSPPRTHSTWRRGPMQYPFHSIPGEGEWNPSRPYTDV from the exons atgcGGGGTCCACGCTCCAAACgctctcctgcctggagtaggcgggaggtgttggatctccttggcctgtggggagaagaggctgtgcaggcaaaGCTTCAATCCAGCCGTAGAAATGCGGCtgtctatgagaagatctctcgGGACATGGTGGAGAAGGGCTACCAGAGGGACCTGCTGCAGTGTCGtgtgaaagcaaaggagctgcggctcgcgtaccagaaggcaagggaggcgaaCGGTCGCTCTGGTGCAGCACAGACGTGTcccttttacaaagagctgcgtGCTATCCTCTGCGATGACACCACCCCCAAGAGCCGCCTGGAGTCCTCGGAGGAGTCAGAGTCCCAGGGCACCGCAGGCAGTGGTGAGTCGGAGCtgctggatgaggaagaggaggagacgaATTGGAGACAGGCGAGCGGGGGATCCATTGtccctgggagccaggagctgtttgTAACCCCGGAGCAGTCCAGCCAGTTGCAGCACTGCAGCATGGCTGACCGTGATGCTGGGGAGGGtacctctg CCAGGAGTGCGGCCTGGGGCTCTTCCTCCACACTGTCGGCGGGCCTCTTCCAGATAAGACAAAGGCCAAAGAGAACACGCACCGACACGCTGCATGAGACATTGAACGCCTCTGGGAGGGCGGACACCGAGCCAAGGACCGCTGTCTCGGAAAAAATGGATGTTATGAGCAGGGCGCAAGCCAAGGAAACTGAGCGTGCCatgcagcaggaggtgctggggattCTGAAGGAACAAACAGACATTTTGAGGCGTCTGCTTGACCTTCAGGAGCGATACTTTAAGTCTCtactccctctgcagcccctccaGAACAGCACTCTAACATCGccctacttcccctccccccctcgcaCACATTCCACTTGGCGTAGGGGCCCGATGCAGTATCCCTTCCACTCGATCCCCGGGGAGGGTGAATGGAATCCCAGCCGCCCATACACTGACGTGTGA